A region of Micromonospora chokoriensis DNA encodes the following proteins:
- a CDS encoding SAM-dependent methyltransferase: MTERHEFDKDYWDRHWHQAHHERPDAVTGTLAHPYLARETAELTPGTALDAGCGTGAEAVWLASHGWRVTGVDLASAALTRAADRAATSGVSDRVRFVEADLTVWEPGARFDLVTTHYAHPAMPQLAFYDRLAAWVAPGGALLIVGHLHASGTTGHDHHPPTEASVTLADITAGLDSTAWEVTTAAEHHRTVTGPGGHEKTLHDVVVRATRRS, from the coding sequence ATGACCGAGCGGCACGAATTCGACAAGGACTACTGGGACCGGCACTGGCACCAGGCGCACCACGAGCGTCCCGACGCCGTGACCGGCACCCTCGCGCACCCGTACCTGGCTCGAGAGACCGCCGAGCTGACGCCGGGCACGGCCCTGGACGCCGGGTGCGGCACCGGCGCGGAGGCGGTCTGGCTCGCCTCGCACGGCTGGCGGGTGACCGGCGTCGACCTCGCCTCCGCCGCCCTCACCCGTGCCGCCGACCGAGCCGCGACCAGCGGGGTGTCCGACCGGGTGCGGTTCGTGGAGGCGGACCTGACGGTCTGGGAGCCGGGTGCCCGGTTCGATCTCGTCACCACCCACTATGCGCATCCCGCGATGCCGCAGCTGGCCTTCTACGACCGGCTCGCCGCCTGGGTGGCACCGGGCGGCGCCCTGCTCATCGTCGGGCACCTGCACGCGTCGGGCACCACCGGGCACGATCACCACCCGCCCACCGAGGCATCGGTCACGCTCGCGGACATCACCGCCGGTCTGGACAGCACCGCGTGGGAGGTCACCACCGCTGCGGAGCACCACCGCACGGTGACCGGACCCGGTGGGCACGAGAAGACGCTGCACGACGTCGTCGTACGCGCCACCCGACGCAGCTGA
- a CDS encoding RNA polymerase sigma factor yields the protein MTDDRTVEDLLRTLAPQVLGLLVRRHGQFDRCEDAVQEALLAAATQWPGQGVPDNPRAWLLTVATRRLTDEWRSESARRDREAAVALREPAYAGVSPPADEEPAVPDADDTLTLLFLCCHPALTGSAQVALTLRAVGGLSTAQIARAHLVPEATMSQRIRRAKQRIEAAGARFDLPAPGEREERLRTVLRVLYLIFNEGYTASSGPDLHRADLTAEAIRLARILHGLLPDDGEVAGLLALMLLTDAHRAARVGADGDLVPLAEQDRTRWDAAAIAEGIALITEALTWSPPGPYQLQAAIAAVHAEASTAAETDWRQIVALYRLLARIAPNPMVTLNQAVAVAMVDGPQAGLTLLTALDADERTAGHHRLAAVRAHLLELAGEPEAARDAYLAAARGTTSLPEQRYLELRAARLTGPRAP from the coding sequence GTGACCGACGACCGGACGGTCGAGGACCTGCTGCGTACGCTCGCGCCGCAGGTCCTCGGCCTCCTGGTCCGCCGACACGGCCAGTTCGACAGGTGCGAGGACGCGGTCCAGGAGGCGCTGCTCGCCGCCGCGACGCAGTGGCCCGGGCAGGGCGTACCGGACAATCCCCGCGCCTGGCTGCTCACCGTCGCCACCCGTCGGCTCACCGACGAGTGGCGCAGCGAGAGCGCCCGCCGGGACCGCGAGGCGGCGGTGGCGTTGCGGGAGCCGGCGTACGCCGGGGTGTCGCCGCCCGCCGACGAGGAGCCGGCGGTGCCGGACGCCGACGACACGTTGACCCTGCTCTTCCTCTGCTGCCACCCGGCGCTGACCGGATCGGCGCAGGTGGCGCTGACGCTGCGCGCGGTCGGTGGTCTCAGCACCGCCCAGATCGCCCGGGCGCACCTGGTGCCGGAGGCGACGATGAGCCAGCGGATCCGCCGCGCGAAGCAGCGGATCGAGGCCGCCGGCGCCCGGTTCGACCTGCCCGCGCCGGGTGAGCGGGAGGAGCGGCTGCGGACGGTGCTGCGGGTGCTGTACCTGATCTTCAACGAGGGGTACACCGCGTCCAGCGGGCCGGATCTGCACCGGGCCGACCTGACCGCCGAGGCGATCCGGCTGGCCCGCATCCTGCACGGGCTGCTGCCCGACGACGGTGAGGTGGCCGGGTTGCTGGCGCTCATGCTGCTCACCGACGCGCACCGGGCGGCCCGGGTCGGCGCCGACGGGGACCTGGTGCCGTTGGCCGAGCAGGACCGCACCCGGTGGGACGCCGCCGCCATCGCGGAGGGGATCGCCCTGATCACGGAGGCGTTGACCTGGTCTCCGCCGGGCCCGTACCAGCTCCAGGCGGCGATCGCCGCGGTGCACGCCGAGGCGTCGACGGCGGCGGAGACGGACTGGCGGCAGATCGTCGCGCTCTACCGGCTGCTGGCCCGGATCGCCCCGAACCCGATGGTCACCCTCAACCAGGCGGTGGCGGTGGCCATGGTGGACGGGCCGCAGGCCGGGCTCACCCTGCTGACCGCGTTGGACGCCGACGAGCGCACCGCCGGGCACCACCGGCTCGCCGCCGTCCGGGCGCACCTGCTGGAGCTGGCCGGTGAACCGGAGGCGGCACGGGACGCGTACCTGGCGGCGGCACGCGGCACCACGAGCCTGCCCGAGCAGCGCTACCTGGAGTTGCGGGCCGCCCGACTGACCGGGCCACGCGCGCCCTAG
- a CDS encoding ArsR/SmtB family transcription factor, translating into MSSAPPPAGDDLVRVLAALANPHRLRIVAALSRERAYVSGLARQLGISRALLQVHLRKLAAAGLVTARLELSEDGKAMNYYEVEPFVLTLTPHVVAAAAETLTVPDSAEQPGGSR; encoded by the coding sequence GTGAGCAGTGCCCCACCGCCGGCCGGCGACGACCTGGTGCGGGTGCTGGCCGCCCTGGCCAATCCGCATCGGTTGCGGATCGTGGCAGCGCTGTCCCGTGAGCGTGCGTACGTCAGCGGGCTGGCCCGGCAACTGGGCATCAGCCGAGCGCTGTTGCAGGTCCACCTACGGAAGCTGGCGGCGGCCGGGCTGGTCACCGCTCGCCTGGAGTTGTCGGAGGACGGGAAGGCCATGAACTACTACGAGGTGGAGCCGTTCGTGCTCACACTCACTCCCCACGTCGTCGCGGCGGCGGCCGAAACGCTGACCGTGCCCGACTCGGCCGAGCAGCCCGGAGGATCGCGGTGA
- a CDS encoding CsbD family protein, producing MGFDDKINNATEDAAGKLKEGAGRATDNEQLEAEGRADQSTAKLKQAGEKIKDAFKS from the coding sequence ATGGGTTTCGACGACAAGATCAACAACGCCACCGAGGACGCGGCCGGCAAGCTGAAGGAAGGCGCCGGTCGGGCCACCGACAACGAGCAGCTCGAGGCCGAGGGTCGCGCCGACCAGTCGACCGCCAAGCTCAAGCAGGCCGGCGAGAAGATCAAGGACGCCTTCAAGAGCTGA
- a CDS encoding heavy metal translocating P-type ATPase, whose product MTTTSSRPLPEAPHRIELAIGGMTCAACAARIEKKLNRMDGVSATVNYATEKATVRYVDGVTPDDLIETVQKTGYTAALPSPPTEDQPVDPLKGPRTRLWVSVALSVPVVLLAMVPAWQFDYWQWLSLTLAAPVVVWGGLPFHRAAWINLRHGAATMDTLVSLGTLAAFGWSLWALFLGDAGMPGMTHPFRFDITRTDGAGNIYLEAAAGVTVFILAGRYFEARSKRTAGAALRALLELGAREVAVLRDGVETLIPVDRLAVGDRFVVRPGEKIATDGVVDEGTSAVDASMLTGESVPVEVGPGDGVVGATINAGGRLVVTATRVGADTQLARMADLVEQAQSGKAAVQRLADRISGVFVPIVITLAVGTLGWWLGTGAGPTAAFTAAVAVLIIACPCALGLATPTALLVGTGRGAQLGVLIKGPEVLESTRRVDTVVLDKTGTVTTGRMTVVDVVPASGEDRAELLRLAGAVEAASEHPIARAVAAGAAEAGALPPVTAFRNLEGLGVTGTVDGRVVLVGRARLLRERQIDVPPEVEWAVSEAEAVGRTAIVAGWDGQARGVLAVADVVRPTSRAAVARLRALGLTPVLLTGDNTTVARAVAAEVGIDEVIAEVLPAGKVEVVKRLQAEGRSVAMVGDGVNDAPALAQADLGLAMGTGTDVAIEASDLTLVRGDLDAAVDAIRLSRRTLGIIRGNLFWAFGYNVAALPLAAAGLLNPMIAGATMALSSVFVVANSLRLRRFRSATVDRGL is encoded by the coding sequence AATTGGCGATCGGCGGCATGACCTGCGCCGCCTGCGCCGCCCGGATCGAGAAGAAGCTCAACCGGATGGACGGCGTCAGCGCCACCGTCAACTACGCCACCGAGAAGGCGACGGTCCGGTACGTCGACGGGGTCACCCCGGACGACCTCATCGAGACGGTGCAGAAGACCGGCTACACGGCAGCGCTGCCCAGCCCGCCGACCGAGGATCAGCCGGTGGACCCGCTGAAGGGCCCGCGTACCCGGCTCTGGGTCTCGGTGGCGCTGAGCGTGCCGGTGGTGCTGCTGGCCATGGTCCCGGCCTGGCAGTTCGACTACTGGCAGTGGCTGTCGCTGACCCTGGCCGCCCCGGTGGTGGTCTGGGGCGGCCTGCCGTTCCACCGGGCCGCCTGGATTAACCTGCGGCACGGCGCGGCGACCATGGACACCCTGGTGTCGCTCGGCACCCTGGCCGCGTTCGGGTGGTCGCTCTGGGCGCTGTTCCTCGGTGACGCCGGCATGCCCGGGATGACGCACCCGTTCCGTTTCGACATCACCCGCACCGACGGCGCCGGCAACATCTACCTGGAGGCCGCCGCCGGAGTGACGGTGTTCATCCTGGCCGGGCGCTACTTCGAGGCCCGTTCCAAGCGCACCGCCGGCGCGGCCCTGCGGGCCCTGCTCGAACTCGGCGCCCGCGAGGTGGCGGTGCTGCGCGACGGGGTGGAGACCCTGATCCCGGTGGACCGGCTCGCCGTCGGTGACCGATTCGTGGTCCGCCCCGGGGAGAAGATCGCCACCGACGGGGTGGTCGACGAGGGCACCTCCGCCGTCGACGCCAGCATGCTCACCGGTGAGTCGGTGCCGGTCGAGGTCGGCCCCGGCGACGGCGTGGTCGGTGCCACCATCAACGCGGGCGGACGGCTGGTCGTCACCGCGACCCGGGTCGGTGCGGACACCCAGCTCGCCCGGATGGCCGACCTGGTCGAGCAGGCGCAGAGCGGCAAGGCGGCCGTGCAGCGGTTGGCGGACCGGATCTCCGGTGTCTTCGTGCCGATCGTCATCACGCTGGCCGTCGGCACCCTCGGCTGGTGGCTCGGCACCGGAGCCGGCCCGACCGCGGCGTTCACCGCCGCCGTGGCCGTGCTGATCATCGCCTGCCCCTGTGCGCTCGGCCTGGCCACCCCGACGGCATTGCTGGTCGGCACCGGCAGGGGAGCCCAACTCGGTGTGCTGATCAAGGGTCCGGAGGTGCTGGAGTCCACCCGCCGCGTGGACACCGTGGTGCTGGACAAGACCGGCACCGTCACGACCGGCCGGATGACAGTGGTGGACGTGGTGCCGGCCAGCGGGGAGGACCGGGCCGAGCTGCTGCGGCTCGCCGGTGCGGTGGAGGCCGCCTCCGAACACCCGATCGCCCGGGCGGTCGCCGCAGGTGCCGCCGAGGCCGGCGCGCTGCCTCCGGTGACCGCTTTCCGTAACCTCGAAGGTTTGGGCGTGACCGGCACCGTGGACGGTCGGGTCGTACTGGTCGGCCGGGCCCGACTGCTGCGGGAGCGGCAGATCGACGTGCCGCCCGAGGTCGAGTGGGCCGTCAGCGAGGCGGAGGCCGTCGGCCGTACGGCGATCGTGGCCGGTTGGGACGGACAGGCCCGGGGTGTGCTCGCGGTCGCCGACGTGGTCCGCCCGACCAGCCGGGCGGCGGTGGCCCGGCTGCGCGCGCTGGGGCTCACCCCGGTCCTGCTGACCGGCGACAACACCACGGTGGCCCGGGCGGTCGCCGCCGAGGTGGGCATCGACGAGGTGATCGCCGAGGTGTTGCCGGCCGGCAAGGTCGAGGTGGTGAAGCGGCTCCAGGCCGAGGGACGGTCGGTGGCGATGGTCGGTGACGGGGTCAACGACGCACCGGCGCTGGCCCAGGCCGACCTCGGGTTGGCCATGGGCACCGGCACCGATGTGGCGATCGAGGCGTCCGACCTCACTCTCGTCCGGGGCGACCTGGACGCCGCGGTGGACGCCATCCGGTTGTCCCGACGCACGCTCGGCATCATCCGGGGCAACCTGTTCTGGGCGTTCGGTTACAACGTGGCGGCCCTGCCGTTGGCCGCCGCCGGACTGCTCAACCCGATGATCGCCGGCGCGACCATGGCGCTGTCCTCGGTCTTCGTGGTGGCCAACAGTCTGCGACTGCGGCGGTTCCGGTCGGCCACTGTCGATCGCGGACTGTGA
- a CDS encoding alpha/beta hydrolase, translating to MLRVRKSAVAWAVTLALTATGLAPASPAAARPQPAPTIDWRPCVKDATAECGTVSLPVDWNRPRGERFDLELARRAADPAVREGVLFFGPGGPGDSGVDRVVEGSSRFSPDLRRRFDIVSFDPRGTGRSHPVICSRDLLGRQPQVIADHAHFDATLENNALLRADCRARTGALYDHVDTTSAARDLDAVRAALGERQLTFHGSSYGTLLGQRYAELFPGRVRAMVLEAAMDHSLGTRAFLDTQAVTAEGAFDEFLAWCARSADCVLHDSDVRAIWAGLHSRAERGTLTDPDRAGAALAPFELSRLAHKKLYDTWRWPGLAEWIVRLEGAGAARVSPLSDEAVAPYPFAVFCQDWSLPVRDYREYAGHLRRSAQLAPDLRYPPALFAVVTCLGAPTPVANPQHRLRVRTDVPLLIAATVHDPASGYGWARNLARQLGRHGVLLTYQGWGHGSYSSSPCVQQTVDAYLIDLVVPARDAGCPAVEPEV from the coding sequence ATGCTGCGCGTACGCAAATCCGCAGTCGCCTGGGCGGTCACCCTGGCCCTCACTGCCACCGGCCTGGCCCCGGCGAGCCCCGCCGCCGCCCGACCACAACCCGCCCCGACGATCGACTGGCGGCCCTGCGTCAAGGACGCCACCGCCGAGTGCGGCACAGTGTCGCTGCCGGTCGACTGGAACCGACCACGGGGTGAGCGCTTCGACCTGGAGTTGGCCCGTCGGGCCGCGGACCCGGCCGTCCGGGAAGGGGTGCTGTTCTTCGGCCCCGGCGGACCGGGGGACAGCGGCGTGGATCGGGTGGTGGAGGGCAGTTCCCGGTTCAGCCCCGACCTGCGCCGCCGGTTCGACATCGTCAGCTTCGACCCGCGCGGCACCGGACGCAGCCACCCGGTGATCTGCTCGCGGGACCTGCTCGGCCGGCAACCGCAGGTGATCGCCGACCACGCCCATTTCGACGCCACACTGGAGAACAACGCCTTGCTGCGCGCCGACTGCCGGGCCCGCACCGGTGCGCTCTACGACCACGTGGACACCACCAGTGCCGCCCGTGACCTGGACGCGGTCCGTGCCGCGCTCGGCGAACGGCAGCTCACCTTCCACGGCAGCTCGTACGGCACCCTGCTCGGGCAGCGGTACGCCGAACTGTTCCCCGGCCGGGTCCGGGCCATGGTGTTGGAGGCCGCCATGGACCACAGCCTCGGCACCCGGGCCTTCCTGGACACCCAGGCCGTCACCGCGGAAGGGGCGTTCGACGAATTCCTCGCCTGGTGTGCCCGCTCCGCCGACTGTGTGCTGCACGACAGTGACGTACGGGCGATCTGGGCCGGGCTGCATTCCCGGGCCGAGCGGGGCACGCTGACCGACCCCGACCGGGCCGGCGCGGCGCTCGCCCCGTTCGAACTGAGCCGGCTCGCCCACAAGAAGCTCTACGACACGTGGCGGTGGCCGGGGCTCGCCGAGTGGATCGTCAGGCTGGAGGGCGCCGGCGCCGCCCGCGTCAGCCCGCTGTCCGACGAGGCGGTGGCTCCGTACCCCTTCGCGGTCTTCTGCCAGGACTGGAGCCTGCCGGTCCGCGACTACCGCGAGTACGCCGGACATCTGCGCCGCAGCGCGCAGCTCGCGCCCGACCTGCGCTACCCGCCCGCGCTGTTCGCGGTGGTCACCTGCCTGGGCGCGCCGACGCCGGTGGCCAACCCGCAGCACCGGTTACGGGTCCGCACCGACGTGCCGTTGCTGATCGCCGCCACCGTGCACGACCCGGCGAGCGGTTACGGCTGGGCTCGTAACCTGGCCCGGCAGTTGGGCCGGCACGGCGTGCTGCTCACGTACCAGGGGTGGGGGCACGGCAGCTACAGCAGCAGCCCGTGCGTGCAGCAGACCGTCGACGCCTACCTGATCGACCTGGTGGTGCCGGCTCGGGACGCCGGTTGCCCGGCCGTCGAGCCCGAAGTCTGA